One Vicinamibacterales bacterium DNA segment encodes these proteins:
- a CDS encoding outer membrane beta-barrel protein — MTSARCGGRTWMRGMAIGAVLAGVLTAGAEAQERPAPALDLSAGWIGFADDGIVSELAAGGAFRWHLTPRISVGPEITFIEGENHSHQVLTGNLIVDLRAPAPDGTPRVTPFVVIGGGVFRTSQSFSGRSFSSTEGAFTVGGGIRAPLSDRVELGVDARLGWEPHLRVAGVLGIRLGR, encoded by the coding sequence ATGACCAGTGCAAGATGCGGCGGACGCACGTGGATGCGCGGAATGGCCATTGGTGCGGTGTTGGCCGGCGTGCTGACCGCCGGCGCCGAAGCCCAGGAGCGGCCGGCGCCCGCCCTCGACCTGTCGGCCGGCTGGATCGGCTTCGCCGACGACGGCATCGTGAGTGAGTTGGCGGCGGGTGGGGCTTTTCGCTGGCACCTGACCCCGCGCATCAGCGTGGGTCCCGAGATCACGTTCATCGAAGGTGAGAATCACAGCCATCAAGTGCTCACCGGCAACCTGATTGTCGATCTCCGCGCTCCAGCACCGGATGGGACGCCGCGCGTCACGCCGTTTGTCGTGATCGGCGGCGGGGTGTTCCGGACCAGCCAGTCGTTCTCCGGCCGTTCGTTCTCGTCAACCGAAGGGGCGTTCACCGTCGGCGGCGGGATCCGGGCGCCGCTGAGCGATCGGGTGGAACTCGGCGTTGATGCCCGCCTGGGCTGGGAGCCACACCTGCGGGTCGCCGGTGTGCTTGGCATCCGATTGGGACGATAG
- a CDS encoding AAA family ATPase, producing the protein MITEDQSRVVAFLSAPSTHAGAVVERIDTHASFVFLVGDRAWKLKRAVRYDYLDYSTADRRRAMCQAEVRVNRRTAPHLYRGVVAVTQQADGTLVIGGSGAPVDWLVEMARFDQAGLFDRLAAAGVLDLHLMQPLADAVARFHAGAEYRMDQGGPAAMARVIDGNAAGFAAEGAGLFDPVRCARLINRTRYALDLAYVRIDSRREDGWVRQCHGDLHLRNIVLIDGQPMLFDAIEFNEELACIDVLYDLAFLLMDMWRRGLPHHANVVWNGYLADTMDFDGLALMPLFLSCRAAVRAKTSATAANLQAAGDRRSELRALACDYLAMAEALLEPPPPCLVAVGGPSGSGKSTLATALAPSLGAVPGAVVIRSDEIRKKLRHVKPFDPLGPEGYTTEVSQQVYAATLERADSVIRSGHAAIIDAVFARTEDRNAARYVAAAAGVPFVGLWLDAPEPVLIARVEGRGPDVSDADADVIRRQLAQQTDVAQWTRVDASGARQRVLDEVHKIVRDGQ; encoded by the coding sequence ATGATCACGGAAGACCAATCGAGAGTCGTGGCGTTTCTCAGCGCGCCCTCCACCCACGCCGGCGCGGTCGTCGAGCGCATCGACACCCATGCGTCATTCGTGTTCCTGGTGGGTGACCGGGCCTGGAAGCTCAAGCGCGCCGTGCGCTACGACTACCTCGATTACTCGACCGCCGATCGGCGCCGCGCCATGTGCCAGGCGGAGGTGCGAGTCAATCGGCGGACGGCGCCCCACCTCTACCGTGGTGTGGTCGCGGTCACGCAGCAGGCGGACGGAACCCTGGTGATTGGCGGCTCCGGCGCGCCGGTGGATTGGCTCGTGGAGATGGCCCGATTCGATCAGGCCGGACTCTTCGACCGGCTGGCTGCGGCCGGGGTCCTCGATCTTCACCTGATGCAACCGCTGGCCGACGCGGTCGCGCGATTCCATGCCGGCGCCGAATATCGAATGGACCAAGGTGGCCCGGCCGCAATGGCCCGTGTCATCGACGGCAACGCCGCCGGATTCGCCGCGGAAGGGGCCGGGTTATTCGATCCGGTCAGGTGCGCGCGGCTGATCAACCGCACGCGATATGCCCTCGACCTTGCCTACGTCCGGATCGACTCGCGGCGCGAGGACGGGTGGGTGCGCCAATGCCACGGCGACCTGCATCTGCGCAACATCGTGCTGATCGATGGCCAGCCCATGCTGTTCGACGCCATCGAGTTCAACGAAGAGCTTGCGTGCATCGACGTTCTGTACGACCTGGCCTTTCTGCTGATGGACATGTGGCGGCGGGGGCTCCCACATCACGCCAACGTGGTCTGGAACGGCTACCTCGCCGACACCATGGACTTTGACGGCCTGGCGTTGATGCCTCTGTTCCTGTCGTGCCGCGCGGCGGTGAGGGCGAAGACCAGCGCGACCGCGGCCAACCTCCAGGCCGCGGGGGATCGGCGTTCGGAGTTGCGGGCGCTCGCGTGCGACTACCTCGCCATGGCGGAAGCCCTGCTCGAGCCGCCGCCCCCGTGCCTGGTCGCCGTCGGCGGACCGTCCGGATCCGGCAAGTCCACGCTGGCCACGGCGCTGGCGCCCTCGCTGGGCGCGGTGCCCGGGGCGGTCGTGATCAGGAGTGACGAGATCCGCAAGAAGCTGCGCCATGTGAAGCCGTTCGACCCATTGGGGCCGGAAGGCTATACCACCGAAGTATCCCAACAGGTCTATGCCGCCACCCTGGAGCGCGCTGACAGCGTCATCCGCAGTGGCCATGCCGCCATCATCGACGCGGTGTTTGCGCGGACGGAGGATCGCAACGCGGCTCGCTACGTGGCGGCGGCGGCGGGGGTGCCGTTCGTGGGGCTGTGGCTCGACGCCCCGGAGCCCGTGCTGATCGCGCGGGTGGAAGGCCGCGGTCCCGACGTCTCGGATGCCGATGCCGACGTGATTCGGCGGCAGCTCGCACAGCAAACCGATGTCGCCCAGTGGACCCGCGTCGATGCGTCGGGCGCCCGCCAACGGGTGCTCGACGAGGTCCACAAGATCGTGCGGGATGGCCAATGA
- a CDS encoding TldD/PmbA family protein: MAIPPVSRRHFLATGSALLAATCVPEWADAFQPGATGDARRAEAAEAALARAAALGASYADIRINRYRRESIATRERQVQNVSRSTSYGLGLRVLVNGTWGFAATNRVDPGAARAAAEQAVAIARANALLTSRKVVLATADKVVTTWANPIKRDPFEVPLETKTAFLMKLNETAMAVPGVTFVSSQLLFVDEQKYFASSEGSRITQRLVRTYPQFTTTAVDRAAGDSQTRAVVDRAKLMGYEYVEDYPWMQDAEKAGHEVVEKLTAKPAVPGRYDIVVDPSQLFLAIHESVGHSTELDRSLGWEANMAGTSFLKPTDAGTLRFGSRIVNLVGDRTQPGGLATTGYDDEGVKSERWHLVRDGRFVDWQTTRELAPLVGQQRSHGCLHSDDWSSVPFPRMPNVSLEPAATEVTLDDLFGDIKRGLFVVGRGVSSIDQQRYNFQFGGAVIREITNGKLGAMVRDAAYQSRTPDFWASCDGLGGPATYQLWGTSADGKGEPGQTNAVSHGCPPARFRNVTVLNTGAA; the protein is encoded by the coding sequence ATGGCCATCCCGCCGGTATCCCGACGTCACTTCCTCGCGACGGGGAGCGCGCTGCTCGCCGCCACCTGCGTGCCCGAGTGGGCCGACGCGTTCCAGCCCGGCGCCACCGGCGATGCCCGGCGCGCCGAGGCCGCGGAGGCCGCGCTCGCCCGGGCGGCGGCGCTCGGCGCCTCGTACGCCGACATCCGCATCAACCGCTACCGGCGGGAATCGATCGCGACGCGCGAGCGGCAGGTCCAGAACGTGTCGCGGTCGACCAGCTATGGCCTCGGCTTGCGGGTGCTGGTCAACGGCACGTGGGGTTTCGCCGCGACCAACCGGGTGGACCCGGGGGCGGCCCGCGCCGCCGCGGAACAGGCGGTCGCCATCGCCCGCGCGAATGCGCTGCTGACCTCGCGAAAGGTCGTGCTCGCGACTGCCGACAAGGTGGTCACGACGTGGGCCAACCCGATCAAGCGCGACCCGTTCGAAGTGCCGCTCGAGACCAAGACCGCGTTTCTGATGAAGCTGAACGAGACGGCGATGGCGGTCCCCGGCGTGACCTTCGTCAGCTCGCAGCTGCTGTTCGTGGACGAGCAGAAGTATTTCGCCTCGAGCGAGGGCTCGCGCATCACGCAGCGGCTGGTGCGCACCTACCCGCAGTTCACCACCACCGCCGTCGATCGCGCCGCCGGAGATTCCCAGACCCGCGCGGTGGTCGATCGGGCGAAGTTGATGGGCTACGAGTACGTCGAGGACTACCCGTGGATGCAGGATGCCGAGAAGGCCGGGCACGAGGTGGTCGAAAAGCTCACCGCAAAACCAGCGGTGCCGGGCCGCTACGACATCGTCGTCGATCCGTCGCAGCTGTTCCTGGCCATCCACGAGTCGGTCGGCCACTCCACCGAACTCGATCGCTCGCTCGGGTGGGAAGCCAACATGGCGGGCACCAGCTTCCTCAAGCCCACCGATGCCGGCACGCTCCGCTTCGGATCCAGGATCGTCAACCTGGTTGGCGACCGCACGCAACCCGGCGGACTGGCGACCACTGGCTATGACGACGAAGGCGTGAAGTCGGAGCGATGGCACCTGGTGCGCGACGGCAGGTTCGTGGACTGGCAGACGACGCGCGAGCTGGCGCCGCTGGTGGGACAGCAACGATCGCACGGCTGCCTGCATTCGGATGACTGGTCGAGCGTGCCGTTTCCGCGCATGCCCAACGTGTCGCTCGAGCCGGCCGCGACGGAAGTCACGCTCGACGACCTGTTCGGCGACATCAAGCGCGGGCTATTCGTGGTGGGCCGTGGCGTCTCGTCGATCGATCAGCAGCGCTACAACTTCCAGTTCGGCGGCGCCGTGATTCGCGAGATCACCAACGGCAAGCTCGGCGCGATGGTCCGGGACGCCGCCTACCAGTCGCGGACGCCTGATTTCTGGGCGTCGTGCGACGGCCTCGGCGGTCCCGCGACCTATCAGTTGTGGGGCACGTCGGCCGACGGCAAGGGCGAGCCCGGCCAGACCAACGCGGTCAGTCACGGTTGTCCACCGGCGCGGTTCCGCAACGTGACGGTGTTGAACACGGGGGCGGCATGA
- a CDS encoding TldD/PmbA family protein has protein sequence MMLTRDESLAICDTVLAHARAAGAEDAAVSVQSSVESHARFADNRVTTSGRAEDLGITATVWVGRRRGAATGNDSDPDALKQLAHEAVQIARVSPVHREYVPTLGPLTYAEDRGFAAATADPDLAARATALEAVLAACRAEKVTGAGFHSTNASATAVATANGNRRYFRSTDAGLSITARSADGTGSGYYAGDHFDLARLDARHIAEQAVGKAVRSRTPKPIEPGVYPVILEPQAVADLIGFLTNSLDARTADEGRSAFSGKDGKTRVGEAIFNERLNLYSDPMHAELPAAPSTAEGIPAARLSLIKGGVLDNLEYSRFWAQEKKRDATPGPVNYIMESTQPPASLDDMIKGMARGLVISRFWYVRQIDPRTIMLTGLTRDGLWWVEKGRIQYPVRNLRFNQSVLAMLAPWNVEAIGAPERRSPLMVPALKLSGFAFTSISDAI, from the coding sequence ATGATGCTCACCCGCGATGAATCTCTCGCGATCTGCGACACCGTGCTCGCGCACGCCAGGGCGGCTGGCGCCGAAGACGCCGCGGTCTCGGTGCAAAGCTCGGTCGAATCGCACGCGCGGTTTGCCGACAACCGCGTTACCACCAGCGGCCGCGCCGAGGACCTCGGCATCACCGCCACGGTGTGGGTCGGCCGCAGGCGGGGCGCCGCGACCGGCAACGATTCCGACCCGGATGCGCTGAAGCAGCTGGCGCATGAAGCGGTGCAGATCGCCCGCGTGTCACCGGTGCACCGCGAGTATGTCCCGACGCTCGGACCGCTCACCTACGCGGAGGACCGCGGGTTCGCGGCCGCCACCGCCGATCCCGATCTCGCCGCGCGCGCCACGGCGCTCGAGGCGGTGCTGGCGGCCTGCCGCGCGGAGAAGGTGACCGGCGCCGGCTTTCACAGCACGAACGCGTCGGCCACGGCCGTCGCCACCGCCAACGGCAACCGGCGGTATTTCCGCTCCACCGACGCCGGGCTCAGCATCACCGCTCGCAGCGCCGACGGCACCGGATCCGGATATTACGCCGGGGACCACTTCGACCTCGCCAGGCTCGACGCCAGGCACATCGCCGAGCAGGCCGTCGGCAAGGCGGTTCGCTCGCGCACGCCGAAACCGATCGAGCCCGGCGTCTACCCGGTCATCCTCGAGCCGCAAGCGGTGGCGGATCTGATCGGCTTCCTGACCAACAGCCTCGATGCGCGGACCGCCGACGAGGGCCGCAGCGCGTTCTCCGGGAAAGACGGCAAGACGCGGGTCGGCGAGGCCATCTTCAACGAGCGGTTGAACCTCTATAGCGACCCGATGCACGCGGAGCTCCCGGCGGCGCCGAGCACCGCCGAGGGCATTCCCGCGGCGCGGCTGTCGCTGATCAAAGGCGGCGTGCTCGACAACCTCGAGTACTCACGCTTCTGGGCGCAGGAGAAGAAGCGCGACGCCACGCCCGGGCCCGTCAACTACATCATGGAGAGCACGCAGCCGCCGGCCTCACTCGACGACATGATCAAGGGCATGGCGCGTGGCCTGGTGATCTCGCGGTTCTGGTACGTGCGCCAGATCGATCCGCGCACCATCATGCTGACCGGGCTCACCCGCGACGGCCTGTGGTGGGTCGAGAAGGGCCGGATTCAGTATCCGGTGCGCAACCTGCGCTTCAACCAGAGCGTGCTGGCGATGCTGGCGCCGTGGAACGTGGAGGCGATCGGCGCGCCCGAACGCCGATCGCCGCTCATGGTGCCGGCCCTGAAGTTGTCCGGCTTCGCGTTCACCTCGATCTCCGACGCGATCTAG
- a CDS encoding ester cyclase, producing the protein MTRRTFASQLLTAGAAVGAVNTIPLDAQGPSASGSLGERNKAIVGRWFTEFWGNPWNPAIVDELAAPDMLLQYSLHAPRRGRQDVKEFMVGFRQAFPDLGFAGAASLIAEGDYVVGRWIGGGTHTGPAFSDFLAGSLPAASGRKMRFTGTTVLKVVNGKIAEEVGLDDGVTALTQLGLLRAVV; encoded by the coding sequence ATGACTCGTCGCACCTTTGCCAGCCAACTTCTCACCGCCGGCGCCGCGGTTGGCGCCGTGAACACCATCCCGCTTGATGCCCAGGGTCCCTCCGCTTCAGGCTCACTGGGCGAGCGGAACAAGGCGATTGTCGGCCGCTGGTTCACGGAGTTCTGGGGCAATCCCTGGAACCCCGCGATCGTTGATGAACTCGCCGCTCCCGACATGCTCCTGCAGTACTCGCTGCACGCGCCCCGCCGCGGACGGCAGGACGTGAAGGAATTCATGGTCGGCTTCCGCCAGGCGTTTCCGGATCTGGGCTTCGCCGGCGCCGCCAGCCTGATCGCGGAAGGCGACTACGTCGTCGGCCGCTGGATCGGCGGAGGGACGCACACCGGACCGGCGTTCAGCGACTTCCTGGCCGGCTCGCTGCCGGCGGCCTCCGGCCGCAAGATGCGATTCACCGGCACCACCGTGCTGAAGGTGGTGAACGGCAAGATCGCCGAGGAAGTCGGCCTCGACGATGGGGTCACGGCGTTGACGCAGCTCGGTCTGTTGCGGGCGGTTGTCTAG
- a CDS encoding VWA domain-containing protein produces MTRRWFGVLAAALVLIPLTLSAQRTAKRVFVSAVDAAGAPVLTLTRADLEVTENGSPREITRVALGTAPLRVVLLVDSSTSMGPMVNSFRAGLHAFADTLPARHEITFVTTGGQIRVRTQPATDRAKLKLEIGRLASDGGANAFLDTLIESDRRFLKTAPGQWPVVVIVTTDRGETQREFRLDDYNRFMNDFVARGGSAHAVIVRGKQIGPVTDLTLNLIDNVGGLASSINTDNVMPELMTAIAERLAADHQKMAGKYEVDFTGDAKLLQPIVNVVVKREDVQLQMSPRRPF; encoded by the coding sequence ATGACGCGACGATGGTTCGGTGTTCTGGCTGCGGCCCTCGTGCTGATTCCGCTGACGCTGTCGGCACAGCGAACGGCCAAGCGGGTATTCGTGAGTGCGGTGGACGCGGCCGGGGCGCCAGTGCTCACCCTGACCCGCGCGGACCTCGAGGTGACGGAGAACGGCTCGCCACGCGAAATCACACGCGTGGCGCTCGGCACGGCGCCGCTGCGAGTCGTGCTGCTGGTTGACTCCAGCACGTCGATGGGACCGATGGTGAACAGCTTCCGCGCCGGGCTGCACGCGTTCGCCGACACGCTGCCGGCCCGGCACGAGATTACGTTCGTCACCACCGGCGGCCAGATCCGGGTCCGCACGCAGCCGGCCACCGACCGCGCCAAGCTCAAGCTGGAGATCGGCCGGCTGGCAAGCGACGGCGGCGCCAACGCCTTTCTCGACACGCTGATCGAATCAGACCGCCGCTTTCTCAAGACCGCACCTGGCCAGTGGCCCGTGGTCGTGATTGTGACGACCGACCGGGGTGAGACGCAGCGAGAGTTCCGCCTGGACGACTACAACAGGTTCATGAACGATTTCGTGGCGCGAGGCGGCAGCGCGCACGCGGTGATCGTGAGGGGCAAGCAGATCGGCCCCGTCACCGACCTCACGTTGAACCTCATCGACAACGTGGGCGGGCTGGCCAGCTCCATCAATACCGACAACGTGATGCCGGAGCTCATGACGGCCATCGCGGAGCGCCTCGCCGCGGATCACCAGAAGATGGCAGGCAAATACGAGGTGGATTTCACCGGCGACGCCAAGCTGCTGCAGCCCATCGTGAACGTCGTGGTCAAGCGCGAGGACGTGCAACTGCAGATGTCGCCGCGCCGTCCGTTCTAA
- a CDS encoding DUF998 domain-containing protein — MGRRVLLACGIAASLLYAAMNVFIPMQWDGYSSAAQAVSELSAIGAPTRPLWVPLGIVYTLLMVAFGWGVRASAPRNRPLRVAGGLLIAGGLIGLFWPPMQLRGTEFSLTDALHIAFTMVALLCMFLEIGFGAAAFGKRFRLYSIATLVIFVVFGVLTTLEAPRIAANLPTPWIGVWERINIGAFLLWVVALAVTIWRNPAAAAERSGS, encoded by the coding sequence ATGGGACGAAGAGTCCTGCTGGCCTGCGGCATCGCGGCGTCCCTGCTCTACGCCGCGATGAACGTCTTCATTCCAATGCAGTGGGACGGCTACAGCTCCGCCGCTCAAGCGGTCAGCGAGCTATCGGCGATTGGCGCGCCGACCAGACCGCTCTGGGTTCCGCTCGGCATCGTCTACACCCTGCTCATGGTCGCGTTCGGGTGGGGCGTCCGCGCCTCGGCTCCCCGCAACCGCCCGCTACGCGTCGCGGGAGGCTTGCTGATCGCCGGCGGGCTCATCGGCCTGTTCTGGCCGCCGATGCAGCTGCGTGGCACCGAGTTCTCGCTGACCGATGCCTTGCACATCGCCTTTACGATGGTGGCGCTGCTCTGCATGTTCCTCGAGATTGGCTTCGGGGCCGCGGCCTTCGGAAAGCGCTTCCGTCTCTACTCCATCGCAACCCTTGTGATTTTCGTCGTGTTTGGCGTGTTGACGACATTGGAGGCCCCGCGAATCGCGGCCAACCTGCCGACGCCGTGGATCGGGGTGTGGGAGCGCATCAACATCGGCGCGTTCCTGCTGTGGGTCGTGGCGCTGGCTGTCACCATCTGGCGCAACCCGGCCGCTGCGGCCGAGCGGAGCGGATCATGA
- a CDS encoding serine hydrolase domain-containing protein has translation MTSPVTIHGSVHRGFEAVRDAFAGNFSRRNELGGACCIYHHGEKVVDLWGGIRNAATGEAWEEDTMVLVHSATKGFAAMTLALAHSRGWLDYDERVCVYWPEFAQQGKDKITVRQLLAHQAGLFAFGEPVDKSVVADLDRLAIVLARQKPEWEPGSRQAYHAISLGFYEGELLRRVDPRHRSLGQFFQDEIATPLGLDFYIRLPESIATSRLAVIEPVNPFRAMLRLPFPLLRAALNPRSVIYRALVVNPGDRLPFDEQRVYARNLEVPSGGGVGTARAMARAYSEFATAGLALGLRQETLQALTAPAIPSAHGFFDEGVRGDIEYSLGFMKTCPNWRFGHAGAFGAPGAGGSLAFADPQTGMAYAYVTSRMGGVTGDPRDLALRNALPPALQ, from the coding sequence ATGACGAGCCCGGTCACCATCCACGGTTCCGTGCACCGCGGGTTCGAGGCGGTGCGCGACGCCTTTGCCGGGAACTTCTCCCGCCGGAATGAGCTGGGCGGGGCCTGCTGCATCTACCACCACGGCGAGAAGGTGGTGGACTTGTGGGGCGGCATTCGGAACGCGGCCACCGGCGAGGCGTGGGAAGAGGACACGATGGTCCTGGTGCACTCGGCGACCAAGGGCTTCGCGGCGATGACCCTGGCGCTGGCGCACTCGCGCGGCTGGCTCGATTACGACGAGCGCGTGTGCGTGTATTGGCCGGAGTTCGCCCAGCAGGGCAAGGACAAGATCACGGTGAGGCAACTGCTGGCTCACCAGGCCGGCCTGTTCGCGTTCGGCGAGCCGGTGGACAAGAGCGTGGTGGCGGACCTGGACCGCCTCGCGATTGTGCTCGCTCGACAGAAGCCGGAGTGGGAGCCGGGTAGCCGGCAGGCGTACCACGCCATCAGCCTTGGATTCTACGAAGGCGAGCTGCTTCGCCGTGTCGATCCGCGGCACCGCAGCCTTGGGCAGTTCTTCCAGGATGAGATTGCCACGCCGCTCGGTCTGGACTTCTACATTCGCCTGCCCGAGTCGATTGCGACCTCCAGGCTGGCTGTGATCGAGCCGGTCAATCCGTTCAGGGCGATGCTGAGGCTCCCGTTCCCGTTGCTGCGGGCCGCGCTGAATCCACGGTCCGTCATCTACCGGGCGCTGGTCGTCAACCCTGGAGATCGCCTGCCGTTCGACGAGCAGCGCGTCTACGCGCGCAACCTCGAAGTGCCCTCCGGCGGCGGCGTCGGCACGGCTCGCGCCATGGCGCGGGCCTACAGCGAGTTCGCGACCGCAGGCCTGGCGCTCGGCCTGCGCCAGGAAACGCTGCAGGCGTTGACCGCGCCCGCCATCCCGTCGGCGCATGGGTTCTTCGACGAAGGCGTCAGGGGCGATATCGAATATTCCCTGGGCTTCATGAAGACCTGCCCGAACTGGCGGTTCGGGCACGCCGGCGCGTTCGGCGCGCCGGGCGCCGGTGGTTCGCTGGCCTTTGCCGACCCTCAAACCGGCATGGCCTACGCCTATGTCACCAGTCGCATGGGGGGCGTGACGGGGGATCCGCGGGATCTGGCGTTGAGAAATGCCCTCCCGCCGGCGCTCCAGTGA
- a CDS encoding sulfite exporter TauE/SafE family protein, protein MWVLAFGAAIAGLVQGISGFAFAMAAMSIWVWGVDPALAAVMAVFGGLTGQIISVIRVRRGWHLELLWPFVLGSAIGIPIGTRLLPLLDANRFKLVLGSMLVVCCSAMLATDNLPHFKRGGRFADAFVGLLGGVMAPLSGFSGLAPALWCTLRGYTKDAHRAVLQNFNLVVLAATFASLVYSGRAHAGLLPQMGVVAGSLVIPSVWGSKIYIGMSPAAFRRGVLWLLILAGVVMLAAALKSMLAA, encoded by the coding sequence ATGTGGGTTTTGGCGTTCGGCGCCGCGATAGCGGGGCTGGTTCAGGGTATTTCGGGTTTCGCCTTCGCGATGGCGGCCATGTCGATCTGGGTGTGGGGTGTCGATCCCGCGTTGGCCGCCGTGATGGCGGTCTTTGGCGGGCTCACCGGTCAGATCATTTCCGTAATCCGGGTCCGTCGCGGGTGGCACCTGGAGTTGTTGTGGCCCTTCGTGCTGGGGAGTGCGATCGGCATCCCCATCGGCACCCGGTTGTTGCCGTTGCTGGACGCCAATCGCTTCAAGCTGGTGCTGGGCTCGATGCTGGTGGTGTGCTGCTCGGCGATGCTGGCCACCGACAACCTGCCCCACTTCAAGAGGGGCGGCCGGTTCGCCGACGCCTTCGTGGGCCTTCTCGGCGGCGTGATGGCGCCGTTGAGCGGCTTCAGCGGCCTGGCCCCTGCCTTGTGGTGCACGCTGCGCGGCTACACCAAGGACGCGCACCGCGCCGTCTTGCAGAACTTCAACCTGGTCGTGCTGGCGGCCACCTTCGCGTCGCTGGTGTATTCCGGCCGCGCGCACGCCGGCTTGCTGCCGCAAATGGGCGTCGTCGCCGGCTCGCTGGTGATCCCGTCGGTGTGGGGCTCGAAAATCTACATCGGCATGAGCCCGGCAGCCTTTCGACGAGGGGTGCTGTGGCTGTTGATTCTGGCCGGGGTGGTGATGCTGGCGGCGGCGCTCAAGAGCATGCTGGCGGCCTAG
- a CDS encoding sulfite exporter TauE/SafE family protein: MTHSAPLDLDLIGFLLLGLLGSVAHCVGMCSPFAMVVSRQYAVPAGRHAAAAAQLWYTAGRIVTYALLGAAAGGVGQALDLAGSLVGVQRAAAALAGGALVAWALATLLDRGRAQTGGALFARVARRIKGRIPPHPLLIGLFLGLLPCGLLYSAVIAAVPRGGALEGAMALAVFGAGTAPALLGVSLADRLFGARRPFLNRLSQAFVLVMGLWYLWRGLAA; encoded by the coding sequence ATGACTCATAGCGCGCCTCTCGACCTCGACCTGATCGGCTTCCTGCTGCTGGGCCTGCTGGGCAGCGTCGCCCACTGCGTCGGAATGTGCTCGCCGTTCGCGATGGTGGTGTCGCGGCAGTACGCGGTTCCGGCCGGACGCCACGCCGCGGCGGCGGCACAGCTGTGGTATACGGCCGGGCGGATTGTCACCTACGCGTTGCTTGGCGCGGCGGCCGGCGGCGTGGGACAGGCCCTCGATTTGGCCGGGTCGTTGGTCGGCGTGCAACGGGCCGCGGCGGCCCTGGCGGGCGGGGCCCTGGTCGCGTGGGCGCTGGCGACCCTGCTCGATCGTGGCCGGGCGCAGACCGGTGGGGCGCTGTTCGCGCGCGTCGCGCGCCGCATCAAGGGGCGCATTCCACCCCATCCCTTGCTGATCGGTCTGTTCCTCGGCCTGCTGCCCTGCGGCCTGTTGTATTCGGCCGTCATCGCCGCCGTGCCGCGTGGTGGTGCGCTCGAGGGGGCCATGGCGCTCGCGGTCTTCGGCGCCGGCACGGCGCCGGCGCTGCTCGGCGTCTCCCTCGCCGATCGGCTGTTCGGCGCGCGCCGGCCATTCCTCAACCGCCTGTCGCAGGCCTTCGTGCTCGTGATGGGCCTGTGGTACCTGTGGCGGGGCCTGGCGGCTTAG
- a CDS encoding cytochrome c: MRNRRGALAVAALALFVTGCDVGLPAGRSPHHEGNRLDMVDQPKPKPQRGQWSGGRATGLLAPPAGSVAVGETPYLYAQNEADKAGAELVNPLTATPAVIAHGKFVYDGVCITCHGPRGAGDGHLTALFPKPPSLMTQKVRDWPDGQLFHRPMRGQNSMPSHARQVDATDVWSVIHYIRQMQSVEAVAPASAAPAPGAASAGQAPVPGGKP, from the coding sequence ATGCGTAATCGCCGCGGCGCCCTGGCCGTTGCCGCCCTCGCCCTGTTCGTCACGGGCTGCGACGTCGGCCTGCCGGCGGGACGCTCTCCGCATCACGAGGGCAACCGTCTCGACATGGTCGATCAACCCAAGCCGAAGCCGCAGCGCGGCCAGTGGTCCGGCGGCCGGGCCACCGGCCTGCTGGCACCGCCCGCCGGCAGTGTCGCCGTCGGCGAGACGCCGTATCTCTACGCGCAGAACGAAGCCGATAAGGCCGGCGCCGAGCTCGTCAATCCGCTCACCGCCACGCCGGCGGTGATCGCGCACGGCAAGTTCGTCTACGACGGCGTCTGCATTACGTGTCACGGCCCCCGTGGCGCCGGCGACGGCCACCTCACTGCGCTGTTCCCAAAACCGCCCAGCCTGATGACGCAGAAGGTGCGGGACTGGCCCGATGGGCAGTTGTTCCACCGGCCGATGCGGGGCCAGAACTCCATGCCCAGCCATGCCCGGCAGGTCGATGCCACCGACGTGTGGTCGGTGATTCACTACATCCGGCAAATGCAGTCGGTTGAGGCCGTGGCGCCCGCCTCCGCAGCCCCTGCACCTGGGGCTGCTTCGGCGGGGCAAGCCCCGGTTCCCGGAGGGAAGCCATGA